In a genomic window of Punica granatum isolate Tunisia-2019 chromosome 6, ASM765513v2, whole genome shotgun sequence:
- the LOC116211278 gene encoding uncharacterized protein LOC116211278 isoform X6 → MEETGEVQHGESIALHKESNKKKVKTPSQLEALKEIYRVNKYPTEELKLRLAEQLGLTEKQVTNWFCNRRVRDKRLPSKDEVHGDGRQDHSSGVIVQDRGSGFGQDSSGSTKQGNRRPPVDLRDVESRSLYGQDSPSADLTYELRSHYPGNINGVQDTSSESSSALQERYCSRSMDKYGVQGTQFMISQGIRVPPGSKTVKDMGINYKPSGYLKVRVEIENAAITTVKRQLGRYYREDGPPLGVEFQPLPPGAFESAGRQSALESYYDEDPALSHSPNIHLVHHPSHMNARPEYPDWKAKKSYEEALNSSPVDSFDDYEDQPRHRSKQKQKCSFSDRSGYLAGTNSSLDMQDHIVGDDFVNGGGRNHKRNYNHTDEVISKRSREKLPPNPVIRGSDPTNVEGGGPSRRISKAKHHGGEAANKGHFKPVRERAHPPKEMMAVKRIKNEVRDQDTTRSPPMELSGQGIYCRDAIVLER, encoded by the exons ATGGAAG AAACAGGTGAAGTTCAACATGGTGAAAGCATAGCATTGCACAAGGAGAGCAATAAGAAGAAGGTTAAGACACCATCACAACTTGAAGCAttgaaagaaatatatagaG TGAACAAGTATCCAACAGAAGAATTGAAATTGCGACTCGCAGAGCAGTTAGGATTGACAGAGAAGCAAGTTACCAATTGGTTCTGCAACCGAAGGGTGAGGGACAAGAGGTTGCCATCAAAAGATGAAGTCCATGGTGATGGGCGGCAAGATCATTCAAGTGGAGTTATTGTCCAGGACCGAGGAAGTGGTTTTGGGCAAGATTCCAGTGGAAGCACCAAACAGGGGAATCGTAGGCCTCCTGTTGATTTAAGGGATGTTGAAAGTAGAAGCCTTTATGGGCAGGATTCTCCTTCTGCAGATCTCACCTATGAGCTAAGAAGTCACTACCCAGGAAATATTAATGGGGTTCAGGACACGTCTTCTGAGAGCAGTTCAGCTTTACAGGAGAGATATTGTTCTCGTAGTATGGATAAATATGGTGTGCAGGGTACTCAATTCATGATTTCACAAGGGATTCGTGTACCTCCTGGTTCAAAAACTGTCAAAGACATGGGAATTAACTATAAGCCATCTGGATATTTGAAAGTGCGGGTTGAAATAGAAAATGCTGCTATTACTACCGTTAAGAGGCAGCTCGGGAGGTATTATCGGGAGGATGGTCCACCACTCGGTGTGGAGTTTCAGCCTCTTCCTCCTGGTGCATTTGAGTCTGCAGGCAGACAATCAGCTCTCG AATCTTATTATGATGAGGACCCTGCTTTGTCACATTCGCCAAATATCCACCTAGTCCATCATCCATCCCATATGAATGCT AGGCCGGAATATCCTGATTGGAAAGCCAAAAAATCTTATGAGGAAGCTCTAAACTCCAGCCCCGTGGATAGTTTTGATGACTATGAGGATCAACCTCGCCACCGttcaaaacaaaaacaaaaatgttCATTTTCCGATCGCTCTGGTTATCTTGCTGGCACAAACTCTTCTCTGGACATGCAAGACCATATAGTGGGTGATGATTTTGTTAATGGCGGTGGAAGGAACCATAAGAGGAACTATAATCATACTGATGAAGTGATAAG CAAGAGGTCAAGGGAAAAGCTACCTCCTAACCCTGTCATTCGGGGAAGTGACCCTACTAATGTGGAGGGAGGAGGCCCATCTAGAAGGATCTCAAAG GCAAAACACCATGGAGGAGAGGCGGCGAACAAAGGACATTTCAAACCGGTCAGGGAAAGAGCCCACCCGCCAAAGGAAATGATG GCTGTGAAACGAATCAAGAATGAGGTACGAGATCAAGACACCACCAGATCTCCCCCCATGGAGTTATCAGGCCAAGGG ATATACTGCAGAGATGCAATCGTGCTTGAGCGATGA
- the LOC116211278 gene encoding uncharacterized protein LOC116211278 isoform X2, translated as MEETGEVQHGESIALHKESNKKKVKTPSQLEALKEIYRVNKYPTEELKLRLAEQLGLTEKQVTNWFCNRRVRDKRLPSKDEVHGDGRQDHSSGVIVQDRGSGFGQDSSGSTKQGNRRPPVDLRDVESRSLYGQDSPSADLTYELRSHYPGNINGVQDTSSESSSALQERYCSRSMDKYGVQGTQFMISQGIRVPPGSKTVKDMGINYKPSGYLKVRVEIENAAITTVKRQLGRYYREDGPPLGVEFQPLPPGAFESAGRQSALESYYDEDPALSHSPNIHLVHHPSHMNARPEYPDWKAKKSYEEALNSSPVDSFDDYEDQPRHRSKQKQKCSFSDRSGYLAGTNSSLDMQDHIVGDDFVNGGGRNHKRNYNHTDEVIRSDHLWSSVAGEPQLYECENADPMVVQCSKRSREKLPPNPVIRGSDPTNVEGGGPSRRISKAKHHGGEAANKGHFKPVRERAHPPKEMMAVKRIKNEVRDQDTTRSPPMELSGQGIYCRDAIVLER; from the exons ATGGAAG AAACAGGTGAAGTTCAACATGGTGAAAGCATAGCATTGCACAAGGAGAGCAATAAGAAGAAGGTTAAGACACCATCACAACTTGAAGCAttgaaagaaatatatagaG TGAACAAGTATCCAACAGAAGAATTGAAATTGCGACTCGCAGAGCAGTTAGGATTGACAGAGAAGCAAGTTACCAATTGGTTCTGCAACCGAAGGGTGAGGGACAAGAGGTTGCCATCAAAAGATGAAGTCCATGGTGATGGGCGGCAAGATCATTCAAGTGGAGTTATTGTCCAGGACCGAGGAAGTGGTTTTGGGCAAGATTCCAGTGGAAGCACCAAACAGGGGAATCGTAGGCCTCCTGTTGATTTAAGGGATGTTGAAAGTAGAAGCCTTTATGGGCAGGATTCTCCTTCTGCAGATCTCACCTATGAGCTAAGAAGTCACTACCCAGGAAATATTAATGGGGTTCAGGACACGTCTTCTGAGAGCAGTTCAGCTTTACAGGAGAGATATTGTTCTCGTAGTATGGATAAATATGGTGTGCAGGGTACTCAATTCATGATTTCACAAGGGATTCGTGTACCTCCTGGTTCAAAAACTGTCAAAGACATGGGAATTAACTATAAGCCATCTGGATATTTGAAAGTGCGGGTTGAAATAGAAAATGCTGCTATTACTACCGTTAAGAGGCAGCTCGGGAGGTATTATCGGGAGGATGGTCCACCACTCGGTGTGGAGTTTCAGCCTCTTCCTCCTGGTGCATTTGAGTCTGCAGGCAGACAATCAGCTCTCG AATCTTATTATGATGAGGACCCTGCTTTGTCACATTCGCCAAATATCCACCTAGTCCATCATCCATCCCATATGAATGCT AGGCCGGAATATCCTGATTGGAAAGCCAAAAAATCTTATGAGGAAGCTCTAAACTCCAGCCCCGTGGATAGTTTTGATGACTATGAGGATCAACCTCGCCACCGttcaaaacaaaaacaaaaatgttCATTTTCCGATCGCTCTGGTTATCTTGCTGGCACAAACTCTTCTCTGGACATGCAAGACCATATAGTGGGTGATGATTTTGTTAATGGCGGTGGAAGGAACCATAAGAGGAACTATAATCATACTGATGAAGTGATAAGGTCTGATCATCTTTGGAGCAGTGTGGCAGGAGAGCCTCAGCTTTATGAGTGTGAGAATGCTGATCCCATGGTTGTCCAATGTAGCAAGAGGTCAAGGGAAAAGCTACCTCCTAACCCTGTCATTCGGGGAAGTGACCCTACTAATGTGGAGGGAGGAGGCCCATCTAGAAGGATCTCAAAG GCAAAACACCATGGAGGAGAGGCGGCGAACAAAGGACATTTCAAACCGGTCAGGGAAAGAGCCCACCCGCCAAAGGAAATGATG GCTGTGAAACGAATCAAGAATGAGGTACGAGATCAAGACACCACCAGATCTCCCCCCATGGAGTTATCAGGCCAAGGG ATATACTGCAGAGATGCAATCGTGCTTGAGCGATGA
- the LOC116211278 gene encoding uncharacterized protein LOC116211278 isoform X4 — MEETGEVQHGESIALHKESNKKKVKTPSQLEALKEIYRVNKYPTEELKLRLAEQLGLTEKQVTNWFCNRRVRDKRLPSKDEVHGDGRQDHSSGVIVQDRGSGFGQDSSGSTKQGNRRPPVDLRDVESRSLYGQDSPSADLTYELRSHYPGNINGVQDTSSESSSALQERYCSRSMDKYGVQGTQFMISQGIRVPPGSKTVKDMGINYKPSGYLKVRVEIENAAITTVKRQLGRYYREDGPPLGVEFQPLPPGAFESAGRQSALESYYDEDPALSHSPNIHLVHHPSHMNARPEYPDWKAKKSYEEALNSSPVDSFDDYEDQPRHRSKQKQKCSFSDRSGYLAGTNSSLDMQDHIVGDDFVNGGGRNHKRNYNHTDEVISKRSREKLPPNPVIRGSDPTNVEGGGPSRRISKVKMAKHHGGEAANKGHFKPVRERAHPPKEMMAVKRIKNEVRDQDTTRSPPMELSGQGIYCRDAIVLER, encoded by the exons ATGGAAG AAACAGGTGAAGTTCAACATGGTGAAAGCATAGCATTGCACAAGGAGAGCAATAAGAAGAAGGTTAAGACACCATCACAACTTGAAGCAttgaaagaaatatatagaG TGAACAAGTATCCAACAGAAGAATTGAAATTGCGACTCGCAGAGCAGTTAGGATTGACAGAGAAGCAAGTTACCAATTGGTTCTGCAACCGAAGGGTGAGGGACAAGAGGTTGCCATCAAAAGATGAAGTCCATGGTGATGGGCGGCAAGATCATTCAAGTGGAGTTATTGTCCAGGACCGAGGAAGTGGTTTTGGGCAAGATTCCAGTGGAAGCACCAAACAGGGGAATCGTAGGCCTCCTGTTGATTTAAGGGATGTTGAAAGTAGAAGCCTTTATGGGCAGGATTCTCCTTCTGCAGATCTCACCTATGAGCTAAGAAGTCACTACCCAGGAAATATTAATGGGGTTCAGGACACGTCTTCTGAGAGCAGTTCAGCTTTACAGGAGAGATATTGTTCTCGTAGTATGGATAAATATGGTGTGCAGGGTACTCAATTCATGATTTCACAAGGGATTCGTGTACCTCCTGGTTCAAAAACTGTCAAAGACATGGGAATTAACTATAAGCCATCTGGATATTTGAAAGTGCGGGTTGAAATAGAAAATGCTGCTATTACTACCGTTAAGAGGCAGCTCGGGAGGTATTATCGGGAGGATGGTCCACCACTCGGTGTGGAGTTTCAGCCTCTTCCTCCTGGTGCATTTGAGTCTGCAGGCAGACAATCAGCTCTCG AATCTTATTATGATGAGGACCCTGCTTTGTCACATTCGCCAAATATCCACCTAGTCCATCATCCATCCCATATGAATGCT AGGCCGGAATATCCTGATTGGAAAGCCAAAAAATCTTATGAGGAAGCTCTAAACTCCAGCCCCGTGGATAGTTTTGATGACTATGAGGATCAACCTCGCCACCGttcaaaacaaaaacaaaaatgttCATTTTCCGATCGCTCTGGTTATCTTGCTGGCACAAACTCTTCTCTGGACATGCAAGACCATATAGTGGGTGATGATTTTGTTAATGGCGGTGGAAGGAACCATAAGAGGAACTATAATCATACTGATGAAGTGATAAG CAAGAGGTCAAGGGAAAAGCTACCTCCTAACCCTGTCATTCGGGGAAGTGACCCTACTAATGTGGAGGGAGGAGGCCCATCTAGAAGGATCTCAAAGGTCAAAATG GCAAAACACCATGGAGGAGAGGCGGCGAACAAAGGACATTTCAAACCGGTCAGGGAAAGAGCCCACCCGCCAAAGGAAATGATG GCTGTGAAACGAATCAAGAATGAGGTACGAGATCAAGACACCACCAGATCTCCCCCCATGGAGTTATCAGGCCAAGGG ATATACTGCAGAGATGCAATCGTGCTTGAGCGATGA
- the LOC116211278 gene encoding homeobox-DDT domain protein RLT1-like isoform X1, with protein sequence MEETGEVQHGESIALHKESNKKKVKTPSQLEALKEIYRVNKYPTEELKLRLAEQLGLTEKQVTNWFCNRRVRDKRLPSKDEVHGDGRQDHSSGVIVQDRGSGFGQDSSGSTKQGNRRPPVDLRDVESRSLYGQDSPSADLTYELRSHYPGNINGVQDTSSESSSALQERYCSRSMDKYGVQGTQFMISQGIRVPPGSKTVKDMGINYKPSGYLKVRVEIENAAITTVKRQLGRYYREDGPPLGVEFQPLPPGAFESAGRQSALESYYDEDPALSHSPNIHLVHHPSHMNARPEYPDWKAKKSYEEALNSSPVDSFDDYEDQPRHRSKQKQKCSFSDRSGYLAGTNSSLDMQDHIVGDDFVNGGGRNHKRNYNHTDEVIRSDHLWSSVAGEPQLYECENADPMVVQCSKRSREKLPPNPVIRGSDPTNVEGGGPSRRISKVKMAKHHGGEAANKGHFKPVRERAHPPKEMMAVKRIKNEVRDQDTTRSPPMELSGQGIYCRDAIVLER encoded by the exons ATGGAAG AAACAGGTGAAGTTCAACATGGTGAAAGCATAGCATTGCACAAGGAGAGCAATAAGAAGAAGGTTAAGACACCATCACAACTTGAAGCAttgaaagaaatatatagaG TGAACAAGTATCCAACAGAAGAATTGAAATTGCGACTCGCAGAGCAGTTAGGATTGACAGAGAAGCAAGTTACCAATTGGTTCTGCAACCGAAGGGTGAGGGACAAGAGGTTGCCATCAAAAGATGAAGTCCATGGTGATGGGCGGCAAGATCATTCAAGTGGAGTTATTGTCCAGGACCGAGGAAGTGGTTTTGGGCAAGATTCCAGTGGAAGCACCAAACAGGGGAATCGTAGGCCTCCTGTTGATTTAAGGGATGTTGAAAGTAGAAGCCTTTATGGGCAGGATTCTCCTTCTGCAGATCTCACCTATGAGCTAAGAAGTCACTACCCAGGAAATATTAATGGGGTTCAGGACACGTCTTCTGAGAGCAGTTCAGCTTTACAGGAGAGATATTGTTCTCGTAGTATGGATAAATATGGTGTGCAGGGTACTCAATTCATGATTTCACAAGGGATTCGTGTACCTCCTGGTTCAAAAACTGTCAAAGACATGGGAATTAACTATAAGCCATCTGGATATTTGAAAGTGCGGGTTGAAATAGAAAATGCTGCTATTACTACCGTTAAGAGGCAGCTCGGGAGGTATTATCGGGAGGATGGTCCACCACTCGGTGTGGAGTTTCAGCCTCTTCCTCCTGGTGCATTTGAGTCTGCAGGCAGACAATCAGCTCTCG AATCTTATTATGATGAGGACCCTGCTTTGTCACATTCGCCAAATATCCACCTAGTCCATCATCCATCCCATATGAATGCT AGGCCGGAATATCCTGATTGGAAAGCCAAAAAATCTTATGAGGAAGCTCTAAACTCCAGCCCCGTGGATAGTTTTGATGACTATGAGGATCAACCTCGCCACCGttcaaaacaaaaacaaaaatgttCATTTTCCGATCGCTCTGGTTATCTTGCTGGCACAAACTCTTCTCTGGACATGCAAGACCATATAGTGGGTGATGATTTTGTTAATGGCGGTGGAAGGAACCATAAGAGGAACTATAATCATACTGATGAAGTGATAAGGTCTGATCATCTTTGGAGCAGTGTGGCAGGAGAGCCTCAGCTTTATGAGTGTGAGAATGCTGATCCCATGGTTGTCCAATGTAGCAAGAGGTCAAGGGAAAAGCTACCTCCTAACCCTGTCATTCGGGGAAGTGACCCTACTAATGTGGAGGGAGGAGGCCCATCTAGAAGGATCTCAAAGGTCAAAATG GCAAAACACCATGGAGGAGAGGCGGCGAACAAAGGACATTTCAAACCGGTCAGGGAAAGAGCCCACCCGCCAAAGGAAATGATG GCTGTGAAACGAATCAAGAATGAGGTACGAGATCAAGACACCACCAGATCTCCCCCCATGGAGTTATCAGGCCAAGGG ATATACTGCAGAGATGCAATCGTGCTTGAGCGATGA
- the LOC116211278 gene encoding uncharacterized protein LOC116211278 isoform X5 produces the protein MEETGEVQHGESIALHKESNKKKVKTPSQLEALKEIYRVNKYPTEELKLRLAEQLGLTEKQVTNWFCNRRVRDKRLPSKDEVHGDGRQDHSSGVIVQDRGSGFGQDSSGSTKQGNRRPPVDLRDVESRSLYGQDSPSADLTYELRSHYPGNINGVQDTSSESSSALQERYCSRSMDKYGVQGTQFMISQGIRVPPGSKTVKDMGINYKPSGYLKVRVEIENAAITTVKRQLGRYYREDGPPLGVEFQPLPPGAFESAGRQSALESYYDEDPALSHSPNIHLVHHPSHMNARPEYPDWKAKKSYEEALNSSPVDSFDDYEDQPRHRSKQKQKCSFSDRSGYLAGTNSSLDMQDHIVGDDFVNGGGRNHKRNYNHTDEVIRSDHLWSSVAGEPQLYECENADPMVVQCSKRSREKLPPNPVIRGSDPTNVEGGGPSRRISKAKHHGGEAANKGHFKPVRERAHPPKEMMIYCRDAIVLER, from the exons ATGGAAG AAACAGGTGAAGTTCAACATGGTGAAAGCATAGCATTGCACAAGGAGAGCAATAAGAAGAAGGTTAAGACACCATCACAACTTGAAGCAttgaaagaaatatatagaG TGAACAAGTATCCAACAGAAGAATTGAAATTGCGACTCGCAGAGCAGTTAGGATTGACAGAGAAGCAAGTTACCAATTGGTTCTGCAACCGAAGGGTGAGGGACAAGAGGTTGCCATCAAAAGATGAAGTCCATGGTGATGGGCGGCAAGATCATTCAAGTGGAGTTATTGTCCAGGACCGAGGAAGTGGTTTTGGGCAAGATTCCAGTGGAAGCACCAAACAGGGGAATCGTAGGCCTCCTGTTGATTTAAGGGATGTTGAAAGTAGAAGCCTTTATGGGCAGGATTCTCCTTCTGCAGATCTCACCTATGAGCTAAGAAGTCACTACCCAGGAAATATTAATGGGGTTCAGGACACGTCTTCTGAGAGCAGTTCAGCTTTACAGGAGAGATATTGTTCTCGTAGTATGGATAAATATGGTGTGCAGGGTACTCAATTCATGATTTCACAAGGGATTCGTGTACCTCCTGGTTCAAAAACTGTCAAAGACATGGGAATTAACTATAAGCCATCTGGATATTTGAAAGTGCGGGTTGAAATAGAAAATGCTGCTATTACTACCGTTAAGAGGCAGCTCGGGAGGTATTATCGGGAGGATGGTCCACCACTCGGTGTGGAGTTTCAGCCTCTTCCTCCTGGTGCATTTGAGTCTGCAGGCAGACAATCAGCTCTCG AATCTTATTATGATGAGGACCCTGCTTTGTCACATTCGCCAAATATCCACCTAGTCCATCATCCATCCCATATGAATGCT AGGCCGGAATATCCTGATTGGAAAGCCAAAAAATCTTATGAGGAAGCTCTAAACTCCAGCCCCGTGGATAGTTTTGATGACTATGAGGATCAACCTCGCCACCGttcaaaacaaaaacaaaaatgttCATTTTCCGATCGCTCTGGTTATCTTGCTGGCACAAACTCTTCTCTGGACATGCAAGACCATATAGTGGGTGATGATTTTGTTAATGGCGGTGGAAGGAACCATAAGAGGAACTATAATCATACTGATGAAGTGATAAGGTCTGATCATCTTTGGAGCAGTGTGGCAGGAGAGCCTCAGCTTTATGAGTGTGAGAATGCTGATCCCATGGTTGTCCAATGTAGCAAGAGGTCAAGGGAAAAGCTACCTCCTAACCCTGTCATTCGGGGAAGTGACCCTACTAATGTGGAGGGAGGAGGCCCATCTAGAAGGATCTCAAAG GCAAAACACCATGGAGGAGAGGCGGCGAACAAAGGACATTTCAAACCGGTCAGGGAAAGAGCCCACCCGCCAAAGGAAATGATG ATATACTGCAGAGATGCAATCGTGCTTGAGCGATGA
- the LOC116211278 gene encoding uncharacterized protein LOC116211278 isoform X3, translating to MEETGEVQHGESIALHKESNKKKVKTPSQLEALKEIYRVNKYPTEELKLRLAEQLGLTEKQVTNWFCNRRVRDKRLPSKDEVHGDGRQDHSSGVIVQDRGSGFGQDSSGSTKQGNRRPPVDLRDVESRSLYGQDSPSADLTYELRSHYPGNINGVQDTSSESSSALQERYCSRSMDKYGVQGTQFMISQGIRVPPGSKTVKDMGINYKPSGYLKVRVEIENAAITTVKRQLGRYYREDGPPLGVEFQPLPPGAFESAGRQSALESYYDEDPALSHSPNIHLVHHPSHMNARPEYPDWKAKKSYEEALNSSPVDSFDDYEDQPRHRSKQKQKCSFSDRSGYLAGTNSSLDMQDHIVGDDFVNGGGRNHKRNYNHTDEVIRSDHLWSSVAGEPQLYECENADPMVVQCSKRSREKLPPNPVIRGSDPTNVEGGGPSRRISKVKMAKHHGGEAANKGHFKPVRERAHPPKEMMIYCRDAIVLER from the exons ATGGAAG AAACAGGTGAAGTTCAACATGGTGAAAGCATAGCATTGCACAAGGAGAGCAATAAGAAGAAGGTTAAGACACCATCACAACTTGAAGCAttgaaagaaatatatagaG TGAACAAGTATCCAACAGAAGAATTGAAATTGCGACTCGCAGAGCAGTTAGGATTGACAGAGAAGCAAGTTACCAATTGGTTCTGCAACCGAAGGGTGAGGGACAAGAGGTTGCCATCAAAAGATGAAGTCCATGGTGATGGGCGGCAAGATCATTCAAGTGGAGTTATTGTCCAGGACCGAGGAAGTGGTTTTGGGCAAGATTCCAGTGGAAGCACCAAACAGGGGAATCGTAGGCCTCCTGTTGATTTAAGGGATGTTGAAAGTAGAAGCCTTTATGGGCAGGATTCTCCTTCTGCAGATCTCACCTATGAGCTAAGAAGTCACTACCCAGGAAATATTAATGGGGTTCAGGACACGTCTTCTGAGAGCAGTTCAGCTTTACAGGAGAGATATTGTTCTCGTAGTATGGATAAATATGGTGTGCAGGGTACTCAATTCATGATTTCACAAGGGATTCGTGTACCTCCTGGTTCAAAAACTGTCAAAGACATGGGAATTAACTATAAGCCATCTGGATATTTGAAAGTGCGGGTTGAAATAGAAAATGCTGCTATTACTACCGTTAAGAGGCAGCTCGGGAGGTATTATCGGGAGGATGGTCCACCACTCGGTGTGGAGTTTCAGCCTCTTCCTCCTGGTGCATTTGAGTCTGCAGGCAGACAATCAGCTCTCG AATCTTATTATGATGAGGACCCTGCTTTGTCACATTCGCCAAATATCCACCTAGTCCATCATCCATCCCATATGAATGCT AGGCCGGAATATCCTGATTGGAAAGCCAAAAAATCTTATGAGGAAGCTCTAAACTCCAGCCCCGTGGATAGTTTTGATGACTATGAGGATCAACCTCGCCACCGttcaaaacaaaaacaaaaatgttCATTTTCCGATCGCTCTGGTTATCTTGCTGGCACAAACTCTTCTCTGGACATGCAAGACCATATAGTGGGTGATGATTTTGTTAATGGCGGTGGAAGGAACCATAAGAGGAACTATAATCATACTGATGAAGTGATAAGGTCTGATCATCTTTGGAGCAGTGTGGCAGGAGAGCCTCAGCTTTATGAGTGTGAGAATGCTGATCCCATGGTTGTCCAATGTAGCAAGAGGTCAAGGGAAAAGCTACCTCCTAACCCTGTCATTCGGGGAAGTGACCCTACTAATGTGGAGGGAGGAGGCCCATCTAGAAGGATCTCAAAGGTCAAAATG GCAAAACACCATGGAGGAGAGGCGGCGAACAAAGGACATTTCAAACCGGTCAGGGAAAGAGCCCACCCGCCAAAGGAAATGATG ATATACTGCAGAGATGCAATCGTGCTTGAGCGATGA
- the LOC116212298 gene encoding uncharacterized protein LOC116212298 — MGNALASPCFNLHRHGSRSREIKLIFWEGNTRVLIGRHLAGEIMFEFPDMMVCHADSFFIGRPVPALAIEDVLVPGESYFVLPIDCFPCVGTLSASSLAALGSNSPNNNNGKHSPMKNSFGEGRPFEYLRGEDGRVMIKVAPEFITRLIMKESGEGISSGTTGSSSSPCHGVLCSTPELQKHYSQLVGSNKEQVWSPKLETISEHKLRFSPCRFIGLEWKQKESS; from the coding sequence ATGGGAAATGCATTAGCATCGCCTTGCTTCAATCTCCATCGGCACGGCTCGAGGTCGCGAGAGATCAAGCTGATCTTCTGGGAAGGCAATACTAGGGTTTTGATAGGGAGGCACCTGGCGGGAGAGATCATGTTCGAGTTCCCAGACATGATGGTCTGCCACGCGGACTCCTTCTTCATCGGCCGTCCGGTCCCGGCCCTTGCCATAGAGGATGTCCTTGTGCCGGGGGAGTCCTACTTCGTCCTCCCGATTGACTGCTTCCCATGCGTTGGCACACTTTCCGCCTCCTCCCTAGCAGCCCTAGGGTCAAACAgccctaataataataatggaaAGCATTCTCCAATGAAGAATAGCTTCGGGGAGGGCCGTCCATTCGAGTATTTGAGGGGGGAGGATGGAAGGGTCATGATAAAAGTTGCCCCGGAGTTCATCACAAGGCTTATAATGAAAGAGTCAGGCGAGGGGATTAGCAGTGGCACCACCGGTTCGTCGAGTAGTCCATGTCATGGTGTGCTGTGCAGCACCCCGGAGCTACAAAAGCATTACAGCCAACTCGTTGGATCGAACAAAGAGCAAGTATGGTCACCGAAGCTCGAGACAATCTCCGAGCACAAGCTGAGGTTTTCTCCTTGCAGGTTCATAGGATTGGAATGGAAACAGAAAGAGAGTAGCTAG